A window of the Theileria parva strain Muguga chromosome 2, complete sequence, whole genome shotgun sequence genome harbors these coding sequences:
- the Pfn gene encoding Profilin family protein: MAEWVPVLKETALSNNSCYGAGIANGEDGELFVASDLDHEGLHWDSVYKDPYVYETFDDAGNPLKINVDEKFTIREVFEKKMSSEGIFLGGEKYTFASYDPDMESGSFKFECVCGAKNKGGCHLIKTPGNYIVVVVYDETRGQDKTVSRMAAFNLAEYLATNGY; the protein is encoded by the exons ATGGCCGAGTGGGTACCCGTTCTCAAAGAAACCGCACTCTCCAACAATAGCTGCTACGGAGCCGGCATTGCCAAC ggAGAGGATGGAGAGTTGTTTGTGGCTTCGGATTTGGATCACGAGGGTTTGCATTGGGACAGTGTGTATAAGGATCCGTACGTGTATGAGACTTTTGACGACGCTGGGAACCCGCTGAAGATTAACGTGGACGAGAAGTTCACAATCCGCGAGGTTTTTGAGAAGAAAATGTCAAGTGAGGGCATTTTTTTGGGAGGTGAAAAGTATACCTTCGCCTCGTATGACCCGGACATGGAGAGCGGCTCGTTCAAGTTCGAGTGCGTTTGTGGCGCCAAAAACAAGGGCGGATGCCATCTCATCAAAACACCCGGCAACTACATCGTCGTCGTAGTCTACGACGAAACCAGAGGACAAGATAAAACCGTCTCCAGAATGGCCGCATTCAACCTCGCTGAATACCTCGCCACCAACGGATACTAA
- the NOP2 gene encoding NOL1/NOP2/sun family putative RNA methylase domain protein, whose protein sequence is MIHFGGEVLSEKLVSESDSSEDLPETDEFSETPQDSTVDNFNLASDSVNLDEITEAEGRSVDLMDLSSVKERIENICGILSKWKALDTKRSRESYIDELKKLVTVYYGYSEELSDYFFKLFNPLEAIQFFDANEQPLPLTIRTNTLKTKRKDLAVSLINRGANVDPIGDWTKEGLVVHSSKVPIGATPEYLAGHYILQSASSLIPVLSLAPRPNELVLDMCAAPGGKTTHIGQLMNNTGILFANDSNKSRCKSLVSNIHRLGILNSIVCNYKGDELVRVLPKMDRILLDAPCSGLGVISRDPSIKVKRGLKDLQRNSNLQKQLLTASINLVKPNGIIVYSTCSLSIEENEQVIHYAIRKFNVKLVPLGLEIGTPAFSSFRGRKFHPSIAKFARRFYPHKHSLDGFFVAKLIKLPNSHIHQNHHTNTDK, encoded by the exons ATGATACATTTTGGGGGTGAAGTGCTGAGTGAGAAGTTAGTTTCTGAGAGTGATTCTTCCGAGGATTTGCCAGAAACTGACGAGTTCTCTGAAACTCCGCAGGATTCCACCGTAGATAACTTCAATTTAGCCTCAGATTCCGTTAACTTGGATGAAATTACTGAGGCTGAGGGGAGATCAGTGGATTTAATGGATTTATCAAGTGTTAAAGAAAgaattgaaaatatttgCGGAATTTTATCCAAATGGAAGGCGTTAGACACTAAGAGGAGTCGAG AATCGTATATTGATGAGCTGAAGAAATTAGTCACTGTATACTACGGATACTCTGAAGAACTATCAGACTACTTTTTCAAA ttgTTTAATCCTTTGGAGGCGATTCAATTTTTTGATGCGAATGAACAGCCATTACCACTCACCATCCGAACCAATACACTCAAAACTAAACG aaagGATTTGGCGGTGAGTTTGATAAATAGGGGTGCGAATGTGGATCCGATTGGTGATTGGACGAAGGAGGGTTTGGTTGTGCATTCTTCTAAAGTCCCCATCGGGGCTACTCCTGAATATTTAGCCGGACATTACATTCTTCAATCCGCCTCATCACTCATTCCCGTTCTTTCACTAGCCCCCAGACCAA ATGAGCTGGTATTGGACATGTGTGCTGCACCGGGTGGTAAGACTACGCATATTGGCCAGTTAATGAATAACACTGGCATTCTATTCGCTAACGACTCCAATAAATCCAGATGCAAATCCCTAGTCTCAAATATTCACAG ATTGGGAATATTGAATAGTATAGTGTGTAATTACAAGGGTGACGAGTTAGTGCGTGTGTTACCAAAGATGGACCGTATTTTACTGGACGCGCCATGTTCAGGTCTCGGTGTCATCTCCCGTGACCCTTCAATTAAAGTAAAACGTGGCCTTAAAGATTTACAGCGCAATTCTAACCTGCAGAAACAACTCCTCACAGCCTCAATTAACCTCGTTAAACCCAATGGAATTATTGTCTACTCCACCTGCAGCCTCTCAATTGAAGAAAATGAACAAGTCATCCACTACGCAATTAggaaatttaatgttaaactTGTGCCACTAG GGTTGGAGATTGGAACGCCTGCGTTTTCGAGTTTTAGGGGAAGGAAATTTCACCCGTCAATTGCTAAGTTTGCTCGCCGGTTTTACCCTCACAAACATAGCCTCGACGGCTTCTTCGTCGCAAAACTCATCAAACTACCGAACTCACACATACATCAGAATCACCACACTAATACagataaataa
- the ypt3 gene encoding uncharacterized protein, translated as MADEDYEHVYKIILLGDATVGKSHLLCRYIRGDLPVQAKATIGVEFATRTVPLASGGSVKAQIWDTAGQERYRSITSAHYRRAVGALLVYDVTNRSSFYNCKKWLDELRASSYDDIVILLIANKVDLTNTQEGDNVRLDVVMAVEGMEFASENNLHFFEASAVTGYNVKEIFEFLIQQIYNLKSRLPSVTERITSFNSIVPNLHTDKINKRDKLTQLGCLEQGCFNTNCNTQ; from the exons atggcCGACGAGGACTACGAACAcgtttataaaattattctccTAGGCGACGCCACAGTCG GAAAATCTCATTTGTTGTGTCGGTATATAAGGGGTGACTTACCTGTGCAGGCGAAGGCTACGATAGGTGTTGAGTTTGCTACGAGGACGGTGCCTTTGGCGTCTGGTGGTAGTGTAAAGGCTCAGATTTGGGACACTGCGGGCCAGGAGCGGTACCGCAGTATCACCAGCGCTCACTACAGGAGAGCCGTAGGCGCGCTTTTAGTCTACGATGTGACAAACCGAAGCTCCTTTTACAACTGTAAAAAGTGGCTCGACGAGCTCAGAGCCTCGTCGTACGACGATATCGTAATCCTACTCATCGCCAATAAAGTCGACCTCACCAACACACA GGAAGGGGATAACGTGAGATTGGACGTGGTAATGGCGGTGGAGGGTATGGAGTTTGCGAGTGAGAATAATTTGCACTTTTTCGAGGCGTCTGCTGTCACGGGCTACAACGTGAAGGAGATTTTTGAGTTTCTGATACAGCAAATTTACAACTTAAAGTCACGCCTACCCTCGGTCACCGAGCGCATCACAAGCTTCAACAGCATAGTACCAAATTTACACACAGACAAGATTAATAAAAGGGATAAACTGACACAGCTAGGCTGCCTCGAACAGGGCTGCTTCAACACCAATTGTAACACacaataa
- the pre3 gene encoding Proteasome subunit family protein — protein MINLDHFPPSPILNPVNSNDTIYTINSVDTNSINNVGNVNLFGLGDGIKLGTTIIGMKFEDGVVLVADGRTSSGQIVANRVARKITRILPNIFMLRSGSAADSQTLSTIIRYHAQSLKQQLKPAGRFPPSTRDEMDIDELSEFSGFKTNEYKLSSLENTPLVRSLARATHNLVHEYRNMLYCGVILAGVDSLGAQIFNVTVGGTLIEIEDFLATGSGSSFITAFLQSNYKKNLSQDECLKLLKRSIEYAILNDNSSGGIMRAVVVTKHKVTEYYFTQPH, from the exons ATGATTAATCTTGACCACTTTCCTCCAAGTCCCATACTCAACCCAGTTAACTCAAATGacacaatttacacaataaaCTCAGTTGACACAAattcaataaataatgtggGAAATGTGAATTTGTTTGGTTTGGGGGATGGGATAAAATTGGGTACGACCATAATTGGTATGAAGTTTGAGGATGGAGTGGTGTTGGTAGCGGACGGTCGCACTTCCTCGGGGCAGATCGTGGCCAACAGAGTCGCGCGTAAGATTACGCGGATACTGCCAAACATTTTCATGCTAAGGTCAGGCTCAGCCGCTGACTCACAGACACTCTCAACCATCATACGATACCACGCACAGTCACTCAAACAACAACTCAAACCCGCCGGACGCTTTCCACCAA GTACGAGGGATGAGATGGACATTGATGAGTTGAGTGAGTTTTCAGGTTTCAAGACAAACGAGTATAAATTGAGCTCGTTGGAGAACACACCGTTGGTCCGGTCACTGGCCAGGGCTACGCATAACTTAGTCCACGAGTACAGAAATATGTTATACTGTGGCGTGATTTTGGCCGGAGTTGACAGCCTGGGCGCGCAGATATTCAACGTGACGGTGGGCGGGACACTGATTGAAATTGAGGACTTTTTAGCCACAGGCTCAGGCTCATCGTTCATCACGGCCTTTCTCCAGAGTAATTATAAAAAGAATTTATCACAAGACGagtgtttaaaattgttgaaaagGAGCATCGAGTACGCAATTCTCAACGATAACTCCTCCGGAGGAATCATGAGAGCAGTCGTAGTCACCAAACATAAAGTCACCGAGTACTACTTCACACAACCtcactaa
- the ROM4 gene encoding Rhomboid family protein, whose translation MAEELETLVITEESKEKLENEPKQDKPLKKKKKLKNTKLKPTNYNNSVNNNVNNNVNNNVNNSVESLENSPVSTVTDGQNVEKPDEKVKKKKQARLVKKTPNPLPITNNTSDNNDNLVDKGRTVVGREKVAKLKKKFEKPQSTYNKVLHLFKHNSNNPTDNTNTSSSSNLQQQKVPQTEENTTSEPDKSEPQNPSHEQILQQQNGLQQQKLQEQRLHKQDGLHRQKLEQEVVDSDLDVVVTNVTTGEKLNTVKMPVSGTKVRGVKKIKRASEKIPQILLNKSRNETGVVFGGYPVLTLTSSVILFVFLAQLVLNKISFNGRCVSKVLYPVLNGGKGYHTMFGYGACEYNLQQKAEEIGFVGATATDKGWPASLVSDENVVESGSTFDSPNYRGFTLFGGMNANYIRNYKEYFRLFWSMFMHSGILHLIFNLIAQTQILWIIEPDWGFVRSLSTFLMGGFVGNLFAGVFEPSFTVVGSSGCMFGLIAALIPYCVENWTLLRSPIYTFAFALVITIISFTAFNNTVSTYSHVGGWVGGLLWGFATLRSTFKLKDCAIRESLLLSFFFKDKLNPQDKSKLKESYLLKQRKCVNEIRIERRKKSFGQRMKKMVLYPVEYFKKGPFDILIRIIPLIVLVVVLVVLSSYLTIESLYGKMFPLDETSKVSQCCYTTAKSEAPFTRKVFWCFENYQTALNFCNKS comes from the exons ATGGCTGAGGAGCTGGAAACGCTTGTTATAACTGAGGAAAGTAAggaaaaattagaaaatgaaCCGAAACAAGACAAACCCCTCAAAAAgaaaaaaaaattaaaaaacacCAAACTCAAACctacaaattataataattctgtgaataataatgtgaataataatgtgaataataatgtgaataattCTGTTGAGAGTTTGGAAAACTCTCCTGTTAGCACTGTGACTGATGGTCAAAATGTTGAAAAACCTGATGAAAAGGTCAAGAAGAAAAAACAAGCCAGACTAGTCAAAAAAACACCAAATCCTCTCCCGATCACTAATAACACTAGTGATAACAATGATAATCTGGTTGATAAAGGTAGGACTGTGGTTGGTAGGgaaaaggttgcaaaatTGAAGAAAAAATTTGAGAAGCCTCAGTCCACTTATAACAAAGTTCTCCACCTCTTCAAACATAACTCAAATAATCCCACTGATAATACTAACACCTCCAGTAGCAGCAATCTACAGCAGCAAAAAGTACCACAAACCGAGGAAAATACCACTTCAGAACCAGACAAATCTGAACCTCAAAATCCATCACATGAACAAATATTACAGCAGCAAAATGGACTACAGCAGCAGAAACTGCAAGAGCAAAGATTACATAAGCAAGATGGACTACATAGGCAAAAGCTGGAACAAGAGGTGGTTGACTCAGATTTGGATGTGGTGGTAACGAATGTGACTACGGGAGAGAAGTTGAACACAGTGAAAATGCCCGTCAGCGGTACAAAAGTCCGTGGCGtgaagaagataaaaaGAGCGAGTGAGAAGATCCCGCAGATACTGTTGAATAAGTCAAGGAATGAGACTGGCGTAGTGTTTGGTGGGTACCCCGTGCTGACCCTGACGTCTTCagttatattatttgtatttcTGGCCCAGCTGGTGCTGAATAAAATCTCATTTAACGGGCGCTGTGTTAGTAAAGTTTTGTACCCAGTGTTGAATGGCGGGAAAGGATACCACACGATGTTTGGCTACGGTGCCTGTgagtataatttacagCAGAAAGCGGAGGAAATTGGGTTTGTAGGCGCTACGGCCACCGACAAAGGCTGGCCGGCGTCACTCGTAAGTGATGAAAATGTTGTGGAATCTGGATCCACATTTGACTCACCAAACTACAGAGGATTCACACTCTTCGGTGGAATGAACGCCAATTACATACGGAACTATAAAGAGTATTTCAG GTTATTTTGGAGCATGTTTATGCATAGTGGgattttacatttaatatttaatttaattgcACAAACCCAGATACTGTGGATTATCGAACCG GACTGGGGTTTTGTGCGTAGTTTGAGTACATTTCTGATGGGTGGTTTTGTGGGTAATTTATTTGCTGGAGTGTTTGAGCCTTCATTTACTGTTGTTGGTTCTTCTGGGTGCATGTTTGGTCTTATTGCTGCTCTTATCCCATACTGCGTTGAGAATTGGACGCTTCTAAGATCACCAATTTACACCTTCGCCTTCGCTCTTGTTATTACCATTATCAGCTTCACCGCGTTTAATAATACCGTTTCTACTTATTCTCACGTG GGTGGTTGGGTTGGTGGATTGCTGTGGGGATTTGCGACGTTGAGATCGACGTTTAAGCTAAAGGACTGTGCCATTAGAGAGTCTCTCCTCCTCTCGTTCTTCTTCAAAGATAAACTTAACCCCCAAGACAAATCCAAACTCAAAGAATCCTACCTACTCAAAC AGAGAAAGTGTGTGAATGAGATAAGGATAGAGCGAAGGAAAAAGAGTTTTGGTCAGCGGATGAAGAAGATGGTTTTATATCCCGTGGAATACTTCAAAAAGGGACCCTTTGATATACTCATCAGAATCATACCACTCATCGTCCTA GTGGTGGTGTTGGTGGTGTTGAGTTCGTATTTGACGATAGAGTCGTTGTATGGTAAGATGTTTCCGTTGGATGAGACCTCGAAAGTGTCGCAGTGTTGCTATACCACTGCGAAATCCGAAGCTCCATTCACCAGAAAAGTCTTCTGGTGCTTCGAAAACTACCAAACCGCACTCAACTTCTGCAATAAATcctaa
- the NPLOC4 gene encoding NPL4 family protein: MVGEMILRVKSKIGISRLELSEDSTVGDLKNKIKERIQFTNNSQLKLYIEYNHQHLLEDEVRLSEIGVVHGTSLVLDNGVDEISYKTITTRPSSVTEEIDLNSQPNETTTPPNSQLSEGEKLDGPLFKSFDAYLHENGFEIGDLPLMNSFVPIKIKRGAINKVSVTLPKSITIRHQKYRHVDHLEMMNVDEVRGFANFWLSELQMSLQRIGWMYGYYTEDHHYPYGIRAVCEAIYEPPQFSTINDVVMLEDEMLCSVDKIAEKLGLERVGMIFTRLPNECFLTARELMRVIEMQYNSLRHTHYTGYPVSTMVTCTMSPDDSGQPVLNAFMASDLALALYRDELFTSSQAFSNIIHTKCDINDQSSLSSNNSSSSSGNSVRDSVRGVEIGELKPILMESGKEVVNFDTSWLIVRINESAPIKPNSFFPKLNTPFPIENRNPSNSNNSGNSTGNSVSSNGSSSGVDGVRYGEKLLDKKEMLEYFSGNSGDLWNNFHFLIYVCRVLDVDTALSICESIVQQQPIDDLIKELLIH, encoded by the exons ATGGTTGGGGAGATGATACTGAGAGTTAAGAGTAAGATTGGTATAAGTCGTCTGGAGCTAAGTGAGGATTCCACAGTCGGAGaccttaaaaataaaatcaagGAACGGATCCAATTCACAAACAACTCACAACTCAAACTTTACATCGAATACAACCATCAACAC ttattGGAGGATGAGGTGAGACTGAGTGAGATTGGCGTGGTACACGGGACGAGTTTGGTGTTGGACAACGGCGTTGACGAAATAAGCTACAAAACTATTACAACCAGGCCTTCAAGTGTGACTGAGGAAATTGATCTCAACTCACAGCCAAATGAGACAACCACGCCCCCCAATTCACAAC tgAGTGAGGGTGAAAAGTTGGATGGTCCGTTGTTTAAGTCTTTTGACGCGTATTTGCATGAGAACGGGTTTGAAATTGGTGATTTACCCCTCATGAACTCTTTTGTtccaattaaaattaaacgaGGAGCTATTAACAAGGTTTCCGTTACG TTACCGAAGAGTATAACGATAAGGCATCAGAAGTATCGGCATGTGGATCACTTGGAGATGATGAATGTGGACGAGGTTAGAGGCTTTGCTAATTTTTGGTTATCGGAGTTACAAATGAGTCTACAACGTATCGGCTGGATGTATGGCTATTATACCGAAGATCATCACTACCCATACGGTATCAGAGCCGTTTGCGAAGCCATCTACGAACCCCCTCAATTCTCCACC ATAAATGACGTTGTAATGTTGGAGGATGAGATGTTGTGTAGTGTGGACAAGATAGCTGAGAAACTTGGTTTAGAGCGTGTGGGTATGATATTTACTCGGTTACCTAACGAGTGTTTCTTAACTGCCCGGGAGCTAATGCGTGTGATAGAGATGCAATATAACTCCTTGAGACACACACATTACACCGGGTATCCCGTTAGCACTATGGTAACCTGCACCATGTCACCTGATGATTCAGGACAACCCGTCCTCAACGCCTTCATGGCCTCTGATCTCGCTCTAGCACTCTACAGAGATGAACTCTTCACCTCCTCTCAAGCATTCTCCAACATTATCCACACCAAGTGTGATATCAACGATCAATCTAGTCTAAgtagtaataatagtagTAGTAGTAGTGGTAATAGTGTGAGAGATAGTGTGAGAGGAGTGGAGATTGGGGAGTTGAAGCCGATACTGATGGAGAGTGGCAAGGAGGTTGTGAACTTTGACACGAGTTGGCTAATTGTGAGGATTAACGAGTCGGCGCCCATCAAACCCAACTCCTTCTTCCCCAAACTAAACACGCCCTTCCCCATCGAAAATCGTAACCCATCCAATAGTAATAACAGTGGTAATAGTACTGGTAATAGTGTGAGTAGTAATGGGAGTAGTAGTGGTGTGGACGGAGTGAGGTATGGAGAGAAGTTGTTGGATAAGAAGGAGATGTTGGAGTATTTTAGTGGGAATTCGGGGGATTTGTGGAATAATTTCcactttttaatttacGTCTGCAGAGTGTTAGACGTGGACACGGCACTCTCCATCTGCGAATCCATAGTACAACAACAACCCATCGACGATCTCATCAAAGAATTACTAATACACTAA
- a CDS encoding Tpr-like protein has protein sequence MEKAQTLYEKADTLANTTESALAQLKSPAGNLKNAAKGSGSLYEKAKDLAKDIGNDGKAGDVITAFEDVRTKYNELTGNLNYNTYKDNEKVKAVDDAYKSLKDVYDTILNVKKANLLKAQVGDGNADQKIWSKAKDLYTKANLLATAVSSNNELKDPVDALATAVGADDNNGLRKALSELNSDTDTNKADFVKKAMEVISNYNSVNNAYNAVKAKQQEYTAALTTSESAKYTQVTSNFTQLERAYNLANCKAITPILDKLWIRYSSITCTWSNLKFYSIYRHTGTLPPSTQHIHHTYNTIII, from the coding sequence ATGGAAAAAGCACAAACACTTTACGAAAAAGCCGATACACTGGCTAATACTACAGAGAGTGCACTTGCTCAGCTTAAATCTCCAGCCGGAAATCTTAAGAATGCAGCCAAAGGCAGTGGTAGTCTATACGAGAAAGCAAAAGATCTAGCAAAGGATATTGGTAATGATGGTAAGGCTGGAGATGTCATAACTGCATTTGAAGACGTAAGAACTAAGTACAATGAACTAACAGGTAATCTGAATTACAATACTTATAAAGATAATGAGAAGGTTAAAGCTGTTGATGACGCCTACAAAAGTCTTAAGGATGTCTACGATACAATCCTCAACGTCAAGAAGGCTAACCTACTCAAAGCTCAAGTTGGTGATGGTAATGCTGATCAAAAGATTTGGTCCAAGGCCAAGGACCTCTATACCAAAGCCAACTTACTAGCCACTGCAGTATCTAGTAATAATGAACTTAAAGATCCTGTAGACGCCCTTGCTACTGCTGTAGGAGCCGATGATAACAATGGTCTAAGAAAGGCTCTCTCCGAACTCAACAGTGATACTGATACCAATAAGGCtgattttgttaaaaaggCCATGGAAGTCATCAGTAACTACAACTCTGTAAACAATGCCTACAATGCTGTTAAGGCAAAACAACAAGAATATACTGCTGCTCTTACTACTAGTGAATCAGCTAAATATACCCAAGTTACATCTAATTTCACTCAACTTGAAAGAGCCTACAACCTGGCCAATTGTAAGGCTATCACTCCTATTCTTGACAAACTTTGGATTAGATATTCCTCCATAACATGTACTTGGTCcaacttaaaattttactctATTTACCGTCACACTGGCACGTTACCACCTTCCACTCAGCACATCCATCACACatataatacaataataatatag
- the PROSC gene encoding proline synthase co-transcribed-like protein, giving the protein MGSVERWLGLRSELEGLGVELLVVTKNCTVDAIGQLFKMGQLDFGESRVRELCEKAAQLDSTVKWHFIGHLQTNKCAKLLQIPNLHMIQSVDSMELFNKLSQLTTKLNRQINVLIQVNTTLKPTQYGIDYRNITLIISLVRSVMRSERVKFRGLMTIGDGTKDSFHRLNGVKKRLEEEFGELGEFVMSMGMSSDYKLAIQMGSNHIRIGTLIFNS; this is encoded by the coding sequence ATGGGTTCGGTTGAGCGTTGGCTGGGATTGAGGTCTGAGCTTGAGGGTTTGGGTGTGGAGTTACTTGTGGTGACTAAAAATTGTACTGTAGACGCCATAGGACAACTGTTTAAAATGGGCCAGTTGGACTTTGGTGAGAGTCGTGTGCGGGAGTTGTGTGAGAAGGCTGCGCAGTTGGATTCCACAGTTAAATGGCACTTTATCGGCCACTTGCAAACCAACAAATGCGCCAAACTACTCCAAATCCCCAATCTACACATGATACAATCGGTGGATTCTATGGAATTATTCAACAAGTTGTCACAACTGACAACAAAATTGAACAGACAAATCAATGTGTTAATCCAGGTAAACACAACACTAAAACCCACGCAGTACGGCATAGACTATAGaaatattacattaattatatcaTTGGTACGCTCTGTAATGCGGTCTGAGAGGGTGAAATTCCGGGGGTTAATGACAATTGGTGATGGTACCAAGGACAGTTTTCACCGTTTAAACGGGGTAAAAAAGAGATTAGAGGAGGAGTTTGGAGAGTTGGGGGAATTTGTAATGAGCATGGGAATGTCAAGTGATTACAAATTAGCAATACAAATGGGATCCAACCATATTAGAATAGGCACTCTCATCTTTAACTCTTAA